GTACCTGTACTTATTAGAGCATGAAAGCCTGAAAGTGCACCGCAGGCTATAGTTATAAACAAGAACGGAAATACTTTACCAGGAATAATAGGACCGCCGCCGGATACAAATTTTGTTACAGCAGGCATTTGTATAGTAGGACGTACAAAGATTATTCCAATTACAAGAGCGCCTATAACTCCTAATTTCATATAAGTACTTAAATAGTCTCTTGGTAAAAGAAGCAGCCACACAGGAAGAACAGCAGCTAAAAATCCATATATAGCAAGTATAAGTGATAACTGTTTTGCGTTAAAAGTTAAAAGATTACCTAGGAAAGTATGTTGAATAGATGGACCTAAATAAACACCAAGCAAAATTAAAACCATTCCAATAACAGTGGCCTCTCCGATCTTACCAGGTCTAATAAATTTTAGATATATTCCAACTAAAAAGGCAACTGGAATTGTAAAACCAACAGTAAAGGTTCCCCAAGGACTATTGAAAAGAGAATTTACAATTGGAAGCCCTAACCCTGCCATAGTTATTATGAGTATAAATATTACGGATATAGATGTTATAAAGCCCATTTTTTTACCGAGAACATCCTTTGCTATTTCTGCAATAGATTGTCCATCGTGTCTTACGGATGAAAACAAAAGAATCATATCGTGAACACCACCAGCAAGAACACCGCCTAGTAATATCCAAAGTGTTCCAGGAAGGTATCCAAATTGTGCAGCAAGTACAGGACCTATTAAAGGACCAGCACCAGCAATGGCTGCAAAATGATGACCTAAAAGAACCCACTTGTTGGTAGGAACATAATCACGGCCATCATTATGTACGGTAGATGGAACTGTTCTTGTTTCGTCTAAAACTAGAACTTTAGCAGCTAAAAAGTATCCATAAACCCTATAACCTATAATAAGTACTAGAGCTGCTATAATTACTAAAACTATTGAATTCATAAAAAATCCCCCTTTGATGTTTATATATAATGTTATAGTACAACTTATATTTTGGAAAAAAAACACAAAAAACCCAAATAAGCAAAAAGTCGTTCTAAAATGCAAAAAATAAGGGTTGATTAGCATAAAAGAATGAAATAATATAAACATATGTATAATATTATAAAAAATGTAATTTAATTAATCGTTATATGACTAAAGAAACTAAATTAAAACATGATATACTAAATATACGAAAAAAATTCTACATTTAATATTGTTTTACATAATAAACATTACTTTTTCAACAATACTAGTTTTGGGAGTGAGGCTTAATGAGTAAAATAAAGTGTGTTTTATTAGGGGATGAGATTAAAAACTTAGGTGAGTTGAAATTCATATTAAAAGAATATGATGATATTGAAATAATAGGGGCAGCTAAGAATGATCACTTTGCGATGGAGTTTATGAAAAAATTAGAACCACAGGCTGTGTTTTTTGATATAAATAATTATGACTCTAACTGTATAGATGTGGCAAAGGAGATAAAAAAAATTGATGGTGCTATTGCAGTGGTTTTTATAACCGCTTACGATAAATATGCTGTGTCGGCTTTTGAAGCCAAAGTGCTTGATTATATATTAAAACCTTTTGATGATATAAGAATGAGAAAAACTATAGAAAGACTTAAAGAATATGTAAGTATTATGAGACCAATAGAGAATAGAGTGTTAGAACTATTAAATGGATTTAAGAAAGTAAGTAAAAATTATTTTGTGAATAAAATACCCTGCGAGAATGAAGGGAAAATTGTACTTGTAGATATAAATGATATATATTTTTGCTATATAAAGAATGAAAAAACTTATATTAAGCTAAATGATAATATATATACAACCAGTAATAATTTAAGTGAGATAGAGAAAAAGACAAGATTTTTTAGAGCACATAGAAGTTATCTTGTGAATGTTGATAAGGTTTTTGAGATTTATTCCTGGTTTAATGGTACATATAAGCTTGTTATGAAGGATTACACAAAATCAGAAGTTCCAGTTAGTCGTGGAAATGTTAGAAAACTTAAAGAAATGATAAATATATAAAGGAGAGAATGTTTTGAAACCATTAGCAGATAGGATTAGACCCCAAAATTTTAAAGAGGTGTTTGGGCAAAAGCATATAATTGGAGAAGGAAAAATATTGGATAGAATATTAAAAAGCAGTCTAGTACCTAATATGATATTCTATGGACCACCAGGTACAGGAAAAACTACAG
The Clostridium felsineum DSM 794 DNA segment above includes these coding regions:
- a CDS encoding carbon starvation CstA family protein gives rise to the protein MNSIVLVIIAALVLIIGYRVYGYFLAAKVLVLDETRTVPSTVHNDGRDYVPTNKWVLLGHHFAAIAGAGPLIGPVLAAQFGYLPGTLWILLGGVLAGGVHDMILLFSSVRHDGQSIAEIAKDVLGKKMGFITSISVIFILIITMAGLGLPIVNSLFNSPWGTFTVGFTIPVAFLVGIYLKFIRPGKIGEATVIGMVLILLGVYLGPSIQHTFLGNLLTFNAKQLSLILAIYGFLAAVLPVWLLLLPRDYLSTYMKLGVIGALVIGIIFVRPTIQMPAVTKFVSGGGPIIPGKVFPFLFITIACGALSGFHALISTGTTPKLIRNEKDILPIGYGSMVIESFIALMALIAATVLPTSDYFAINSAPALFAKLHMLPKELPMLSHLVGEKLAGRTGGSVSLAVGMSYVFYKIPHLKSLMSYWYHFCIMFEALFILTTIDSGTRIGRYLIQDLLGKIYKPFSNKDSWFNVILFSAIMSFTWGYLLYTGNISTIWPLFGTANQMLATIAFAVGTSVLLKMGKKKYIPITIIPMAFVGINTVWAAIENIISYIPQHKILLSVMSFILIIMIVIIVGESIRIWLRDYRTKSTSKNLEA
- a CDS encoding LytR/AlgR family response regulator transcription factor; this translates as MSKIKCVLLGDEIKNLGELKFILKEYDDIEIIGAAKNDHFAMEFMKKLEPQAVFFDINNYDSNCIDVAKEIKKIDGAIAVVFITAYDKYAVSAFEAKVLDYILKPFDDIRMRKTIERLKEYVSIMRPIENRVLELLNGFKKVSKNYFVNKIPCENEGKIVLVDINDIYFCYIKNEKTYIKLNDNIYTTSNNLSEIEKKTRFFRAHRSYLVNVDKVFEIYSWFNGTYKLVMKDYTKSEVPVSRGNVRKLKEMINI